taatttaaatgaaatgaGCATAAGTAAAGCGATAAGGAACTGAGAAAGTATCCTTAAGGGCGACACCGCAAGCTGGCTCTACACCAAGTTCACCAAGACACAATTTCGGAGGAAGATACtaaaatcatatttaattaCTGGGCAAACACAACCAGCAGTACGTCCACCATGCAAAGCCTGTGTTGGAAAAGACGCAGACAGAAGCAtttcttgaatttcaacaactTCATCCGGATGTGAAAGTCAAGCAAAGGAAGTTTGAAAGCCTGAAGCCATTTTTTGTTAAGCAAGCTAAAGAGAGAGATAGAAGATCATGCCTCTGCCGAAAACATGTAGagacaaaaattgtttttgacaCTTGCATGAAGTTTCGTCAGGGCATTCTCAAGGAAGCTGACCTCAGCCATGATGAATACCCTGTTTTGAAGACCGTGACAGAAGCTGCTGAAAAGACTCTTTGCCCTAGACAAGAGGACAAATCATTTCACAACATCAAGTGCTTAGAAAGAGAATACGATTCCTGTAGTGTCGATGCCCTGGCACTACTACCAGAGGAGAGTACTACTGAAGGTTCTGTGCACTGGTCGCACTACGAATATGTTCCAACAGGAAAGTTTCTTTCAAACGGCCAAGAGAAAAAGAAGATAGCCCTCGTGCAAAAGGATACTCCACCATCTGAGCTATTTAAGTACTTTAAGGAGCTCCTAACAACCTACCCAATTCATTCATTTATGGCAAGATGGCAACGTGATCAGCTTGAGAACCTGCTAGACAACCTTCCTCTTGGCCATGTGGTGTGCATATGTTGTAGTTTAGAATTTTTTTCaggtcaaatttttttaaacccaGGTTAAAATTTTCCACCTAGTTCATAATATTTAaactaggtaatttttttttacctaggttatttatcaactgtctaaaaagggCTTTTATTTATGGGGTGtagtttaaaaaataggggcCTGGTTTTTTGGGGGGGTCTAAAAAGAATagtacacaaaaaaaaaaagcaagaaatttgcTTTGTTCCAAAGTCATATCGGAAACTCAAGGGCAACTATTCCGATGAAGTCGGAAGATTAACACTGATCATCGGAATAAGTGGTATTGAGACTTCCAATGGATAAAAAAATATCGGTCTTCCGATTGAACTTGATCAAACATCCTATTAGCACGATGCACGGAATTTTGAAACATGAACTGCTTCTTAAAGTCTGTGTCACGCGAGATCTACGacccaaaaaaaatgaaattaccGTCCAGATGAAAAGGATGCTTAACTAACTAGTCAGCGTTTGAAGGGCACTTATGTTTAAAACgtgtttaaaattgtttgaaacatgtttgaaaTGTTGctgtttggatggagtttgaaacTCTGTAGGAGATATTTATCAGTGTTCAAAACACAATCATGtgttacatctgtcaacaaggctcattatcatgactgcagaagTAAATTCCCTTGAAAAGGTTGCTGCACCTTTTGGGCACTTTGCTGTTAAGAGTCCAGGGAAAATGTGATCGTTGAAATCATCCgtgctttgtttttgtgcttccAGTTGCActgaaatgttcaaagttatctttgaaaaatattgacTTACACTGGTGCATCGAGCGATATTGATCAAAGAACCAACAGTTATTCTTTTTTAATACCATACGAAATCGACTGAAATGATAAGGTCGAAAAGTTTTTGTTCAGATTCTTTACGGAATATTAAAGAGTGAGAAACTTTTAATGGCCGAACCCTCGCGGGATGtatttttttaacgaaaacctAATTGTAGGAAGACATGTCACGATCGCTTCAAACGTGTGACAGGCATCATTGGTTTCTTTCAGTCGAGTAGCAGTTCACGCAAGCTGGTAATTTTGGCGGTCCATTTTAGAATGTCAAATATCACGAATTTAACACTGGTTTTCGAAACCTCAAGAGTATGTTGTGCAGTATTAAAAGCCCTCCAATATTAAAACTGTGTAGCCGAAACACTTTAATATCCCATTGTTTTGTTGTGCGCTGTCTAATCAAGATACGTTCAAAGGTCAATGTTACAATGCGGCCGCACAGCAAACGACCGAAATGTGTTTCATCACGGTGTATTAAACTGGCACAGATAGTTGTTTTTCAAGCATTACGTTAAAGAATTGGCAAGTAAATCAACGCTTCACCTTTAAGTTTGGTTTCCAAGAAGGTATTTAGAGTCATATATAAACGCTTGAAATCagtcatttttgttgttgttgagatgTTTATGTTGAAAATATAGAAACAACAGGAGCATAAATTGTAGAAACATGTGCACACAAAGATTACAATCTGCGAGATCGAAGCGCCGTACGCTTATACTAAATCCACTCATTTATAAAAACATTGCGTGCCGATATGCCATTCTAGATTGATATCCGATTGATTTCCGATtttatcagaattttgaaaGCTCAAATCGGAAATTCTTGAGTCAGACACAAGCAGCTATCGGAATCGGAAAATGCCTATAGCAACATCGGGAACCAAAATTTCCGATGTTATTTTGGAGAAGCTCCCTTAGTAACCACTCTGTTTAATCGGTGGACAAAAGTAAGCAAAGTGTGTGGTGAACATGAGAAACATCGTTACCACATCAATGCCATGGTTGCATACGATAATTTTCTCACAACAAGTCGGAATCTGCAAAAAAACATCCAAATTCAAATTGAAAGTGAACGCAGGAGCACGATTAAGAGAAACAGAGAAATTGTGCAAAGTGCGTCCATTTCTGCGGCAAACAGTGCATTGCAATGAAAACCCATAGAGATGACAGCACTGCCGATCAAAATGGAAACAGGGGCAACTTTCTAGCTTTGCCTGAATTTCGTGTTGACTCAGGCGATGAAGTTTTAAAGAACCACCTAGCGACATGCAGCGCGAATGCACGATATTCTAGTAAAACAATACAGAATCAACTCATAATGCTGATCGGAGACCACATAAGGGATTCGATAATTCaagaaatcaaagaagcaaAGTACTTCTCAATTCTTTGCGATGAAGTCACTGACAATGCTAATCTCGAACAGTTGTCTTTGGTTTTACGATTTGTCGACAAAAGAGTGCATGATCCGCAAAGAGTTTTTAGACTTTCGATGCACCGATCGAATAACTGGTCAAGTAATTTCTTCCTTGATCTTGGAGAAGTTGGAGCAGTGGGGTCTGGACATTTCAAACTGCCTAGGCCAAGGCTACGATGGTGCTTTGAATATGTCTGCACAAGCGCAGGGAGTGCAAGGCTTAATAGCACAGAAAAACCCCAAGGCCCTGTTACTTCCGTCGATTGTTAAAACCTTTGAGGTTATTTTGGACGAACAGCAGCACAAACAATACAGTACTGAAACCCCTTGGAACTGGGACAGAGAGACTCTCCAGAAGGCAAATGGCTTCTACCACACATGTTGTTCTTTCCAGTTTCTCATTgcgttaaaaaagaaaactttgacaGTCATTAAGCCGATTAGCATTAAACGGCAAAAGAAGTCCAATGACATCGTGAAGGCATACTGTATGATATCATAGACCGAGAAAGAGTTGAACGAAATGAGAGACGAGGCTGAAGCTGTGGTCAAAAGATGGTACTCTAATGCTGTGGAGCTCAGTTCAGACCTAGGTACCAAGCCCAGCGTTCCGAGAACAGCCTCAAGACAGCAGCACTGGGCAAATGCACCCCATGACACTCCTGAGGAATATTACTCTCGCAATCTTTTCTTGACCATATTACACAAGAGATGTCTTCAAGGTAATATGTTTTAATCAGGTCTTCATGACATTTTAGATACGTTGTTTGCAAGATAAGATGACCTTTAGGACGGGTTTCCCTTTAAAGTGATCGGATTACATAGCTGTTCCTTTACTCTTCTCCAGTTATAACAGTCACACTACACAAAGTACAACAGAGTACAAatacaaatatgcaaattctgATCAGTGGTTATATTTTGAATTGTTCTAGATTTGGTAATACTCAGAAGACTGCTGTGCAGTTACTTGGTCTAGTTCCAAGCATCACCATGTCATGCACAGATGCAAACATTGATGCGGTTTCAGAGATGTACAGCTCAGACCTGCCAAACCCTCAAACTCTGGATGTCGAGTACCATCGATGGACGAGAAAGTGGCAGTCAGAGAGAAGCCAACCAGACGCACTTCAACCTGCATTAGAGGTACAGAActtaatgtttttgttttttaatgttaGCCTTTCAAATTAAACtgaactatttttttttgttatcttaGGCCTGTGATGCAGATATTTTCCCCAACATCCACTGTTTGCTGCATATTGCATGCACTATTCCAGTGACTTCAGCTGACAACGAGCTGGCCAACAGTACCTTAAAGCTGGTCAAAGGCTACCTGCGGACCACCATGACGACAGAAAGGTTGTCTGGCTCGGAGCTCATGAATATTCACCACAAGAAACCTGTGGATTATGATGCTGTTGTCCAGGAATTTGCAGAACAGCAACCCCGGAGAATGTTGCTGGCTGATCCCATTTTTGAGGAATCatgaatttttaatttgaatgaatttaaaataataataaaataattattgtcagtGTTAAGAAAATCCATCCTTAATACTACTGTACTTAGCACAAAAATGGAGGTGACTTTAGAGCAATTAAACCACTTGAAAATTCAGAGgccctaaaattaaaaattttccaGGGGAgtatgcccccagacccccctaggggCTACTGTCTTTGGCGTGCCTTTATCTGAACCCCCCTTCGtcaaatcctggatccaccccagGTATTGGTGACCTCTCTTGCTCCCTTGCCGACTTTGCTTTCCCCATCCAGCGCAATTAATTTGAGACATCCCATGCTAAAGGAGAGCAGGATGCTGCAGGCTGGCATGTTAAGCAAAAGGTTGGCCAGGCAGTTCTGGGCAGAACAGCTACCATCAACTCGGCGAAGAGTATGCATCAATACTTGATGCAGAACTTTTCCCAGCCTGCTGCCTCAAGTTTCACTTCAAGAGAAAGTTCTGTTCAACTCAAGCACCGTATTTTCTTTTAAGTCCCTTCAGAAGGTGAAGGTGCTGTTGACAGAAAAAGGCATGGATGGAAATTTAAGGAAGCTAAAGGGATAAGAAAGTGGCACTGTGTAAAGTCTCTGGCCCAGCAAGAAAAGGTTCTGATGAGGCATCGGTCCTGCTACTGTGTGAGCTGCATTGTCGAGGATGAAGAAAACTGCAGTAACAAGGCTTGGCTGGATAACTGGAAGGTGGGGCCAATCTGTAAAGATGGTGCAGTCGCAACTACCAGGCAAGCAGCAGAAAAACCCATCCTTGACCGTGACACTGCTTCACACATAGCTGACCTTGCTGCGAAGGGGAGCACAGTGGCTATTGCTGCTGATGATGACCCAATGTATGATTTCTATCTCCTCAAGGTTACATCAGAAGGGGTTGAAGAGCTAGAAAGCGACTACATCGACGATTATCAGTGCACTGCTTTGAGGGATGAAGAGTTTATAAAAGGCAACTTCTACCTGAGGGACCACATGCACGACATGACTTTCACCCTTGATGTAAAGCGTACCACTGTTGTGTATGCTGCCACTGTCCGCCACATTTGTGGGGAATTGCCAGCaaagaaaaagggaagaaaaacCATCTACACGCTTCcagtaaaggaaaatgaggagATAATTGCCTCTctctgaatgaaatgaaagtaaTCTGCAGTTTTAGTTTCATTTTGTTGATATTTCCTGCATTATGTTTCAAATTCTTGAACTTGCCACACCCACAAGGCATTATGGGTAAAATAAAAAACAGCTGAAATTTCCGAAATAATGtaaatagtaaaaaaaaaattactagtGTTGTACAATAGACATAAAATGCCATCTACGTATCCATTGCTAGTagcaaaaataaatattttattattgacGTGTGTTATGGGAAATGTATAGGTGACTGTGCTACTCATCTTGGGGGAAAAAAAGAGATTAGTTATTTAGGAGGAGCAAAGGGTTGGTACTTTTTAGTGATAAAATGTTCACGAACTACCTGAGCATTTTCAGCTCTTTTTACTCTTCATTTTTTGTGTATGTTTTTAGCAATCCTCAAAGGAAGCCATAATCTAGTGTTGAGTTCCTTAGCACTGACAAAATTCTGAAATGCTACATAACGTTATTTCTCTTGTTGCCAGAACAGGTCTGTGATTCAACCACAAGTTAatgttaaagttatttttgaGGCATACAATTAATGCAGCTGGCATATCAACTTTGAAAATTGcttaaaagtttcttgacattCCTAATCATATATGTTCATATGAGCTTTTTAGTATGTCTGTGAGGCCAATGTTCTCTAGTGCATTTCTTGCATTAACAAGTGTAACCTCGTGTTATAGTTATTGATAACACAAATACTGTTATCATACAGTCTTGGAAATCAATTTGAACAATGAAATAATGAAGTTAATGTAACAGTTATGCTTTGATCAGGAAGTCTCCTCGAGTTactttccttgaataattttctttcaaccAAGCAGTAACCTTCAATGATTGACTTAATGAGAGATATACTAATGTTAACACCAAATGACAGTTGGtgtgattttggacaaaaaacAAGGCATAACTTCCTTATAATGAGAAAAGCAAGAAATTATCTCAAGAGATTTTAGCAATTAAGCACCATGTGCAGCTACAGTTAAAAGTGCGCAATTAAGTCTCTCCGCCTCTTGCCAGTTGTTTGGAAGGCTGATTCCAAAGGCATTTCTAGCATAATCAAAGTAACCTTGATATTCATTAACACTTCTCCTCTGAATGATGTGCTAAGATAAATAGTCAAATTCTGACTGAGGAACATTAAGCAGGTTTTTAACAGCCCCATGAAACTCAGGTAAATAGAATAGTGAATCAGGTCTACCAGGGACAGTGTTGTGCCAACTTTTCCTAACTCTGTGGTGGCTGTTCCAATGTTCTTTAACAATGTCAAGGTCTTTCTGGATAACTGGTGCAAAACAGTACCACAAACATTCCATACTTAATTCATAGGAAGAGCCCAAGACACCCTTAAAttccaaattttggaaaaaaaatagcgCCACCATGTTGACCTGTTCCATGAATAAAATGACCACCATTCTTCAATTCTTTGGTTTCTAGGTGATGAGACTTAACGGTGGGCATCAGCATTCAGTGCCAAGATCTGTAATTAGCTGTCTAGAGCATCCTTTCGATTCTTTTACAGTGCTTAAAAAATAAGTGGCAATGTTGTCTGGTGAGTTGTTGGACCTGGTAACCTGAAGCCATAATATTTTCCGGCTGAAGCCATCTACATGTATAGCCCCATGTACGGGAAACCCAAAGGGCTTCTGTTTATCATAGCCATCTATCTATCATTTGGGCAAGGACAGTGATAAGTCCTTCTCTTCAACCAGTGAGCTTTCCTTAACTGGCAACCTTCTGGATCTACCTCTTTTCATATATCTTAACAAGGAAATGAATGATTTCTTCATAACTAAAACCACGTTGAAAATATTTGATTATGGTCTCCTCATCACTCTCAACCTCATTGCTCGAGTCTTCTTCCTCACTTGAATCTTCTATCCTTACGTCTAAAAATCAAAGTCAACGTACAAAACTATAGGGATGACAACAAGCCACTTTTTTCTACAACTTAACatatacaatacaatgcaatacaattCAACACAATATTTACTGTAGTCATACGATTAGCTTTTTTTTGGGTGCGTCCTGCACATATGACGCACAAGCTAATTTTTAACTAAGCGActaaaagaaaagggaaaaaatagaAAAGATCTAATTGTACATGCAAACTTCAAAATATGTGCTATGACTgaatgaaggaaggaaggaaggacctttatttaagtgtctagtcgttctagtgctggagcactaattggggacactgtaaattcaaattaacaaatcaacgcaaatcaaatcaaatgcgtATGTAAATTATTTACGAATGAAAGGTTTTACATATAACATAAATTACGAGATAAATATATAAGCTTAAGTCAGAGCACTCTGTGAACCCATTACTGtgttagggcctgtttacatggagggagggTGCCCCGGCTAACCGAGCTACCCTGGCCAGGCTAACTTCTCATatgtttctttaaaaaacgCTTGAAGTGTTTACATGCTAGACAGGGTAGCCCACCTACCCTGGGCACCCTGTCTACATGCCTCTGTCACTCGGCTAGGCAGGATAGCTTTTTACCATGAAATGGTTGGTGCCGGGCTATCCCGGTTAGCCAAGGTGAGATTAACCACGCAAACATTGATAAACATGACGGCGAGAAGTGAGTTTTTTCGTAGTTACCATTTGCCAGTGTTATCTGCCGAACAGAATGACAGTAAATCTGAAGATTTGTGCCCCTGCAGGAAGCTGAAATAACCACTGTTACCAAAACAAAGTCAAGGCAATCAAAGAGGAAAGCAAGTACAACTTCAGCCTCTATCAGCACAGAGAAGAAGTCAAGGAAGTTTTCTTGGACTCCTGAGTCAGTCAAGGCTCTTCTGAAATACACCAAAGAACTTAAAACTTAATGTGAATTTAGCGGAGTAGGCTTTGAAGCTGACCTTCAAAGCTTATACGCAGAAATGGTAAGCTTACCAGGAAGAGAGATCAAGTTTAAGTTTAACTACATCTAATACATGTATACAATTATAATTACACAATGTGTACGAAAACTAAGAGACCtatctatttacaaagatataattaagtagtaaatttTTAAACGAGTTTAAGCTAGAAGCAGACATAACTGAGTTTGGTAAGGAGTTCCAGTCATTAATGTAatggttaaaaatgaaaattcaaaatAGTTTGTCCTCGCTGCTTTAGGTCTAATTTTAAAGACCAGTCAGATCCACATATGCAGTGTCGATATCAGAATAGccatgaattatcttgtaaagctGAAGCAAGCAGAGGTATTTCCTTCTAAGCTCCAATGATGACCAGTTTAGTTCAGTGCGCCTTTCAGAGTAAGGTTTATCAGATCCACAAATCAATGTTGAGTAGCACGACGCTGGATGCATTAAATACTCTGTATGTGTTTTACCAAATAAGGGTTCCACACTGGGCAGGCATATTCCAAAATAGGACAAACTAAAGCATTAAAAGCTGTTTTAATTGTCACAGGATCTTTGGGCCCAAATGTTCTCCTTATTAGACCCAACACTCTATTTGCCTTACCAACAATGTAATTGATATGAGAATCCCACCTTAAAGAAGAATTCAATCCAAATACCCAGGTGCTTTTGTTTATCTACAGCTGACAGATTATTCTCATTTATCACATACTGATGAAAGGACATTTAGACTTGGTAACATGTAGGGCCTTACACTTTTCAGGCTTCAGAGTGACCTTCCACAAGTCACACCAGGAGGCAACAGACAAAAGGTCACCCTGAAACTCAACACCATCATCTCCAGATGTGATATTACGATATAGTACactgtcatcagcaaaaagctCTGTAGTACAGCTTACATTTAGGGGAAAGTCATTTATATACAGCAGGAAAAGAAGTGGCCCTAATATAAtcccttgagggacaccagaGGACACCTCCATCCATTCTGATGAATGGCCTCCAATAATGACTCTTTGTGTACAGTCTGACAGACAATCGTGAAACCAGGAAAACAAATGACCCTGAATGCGAGAACACTGCAACTTATAAAGCAAGTGACGATGAGGAACCTTGTCAAAGGCTTTTGCAAAGTCCAAAAAGATCACGTCGACTGAGTCACCTTTCTCAAGAAAGCTGAACCATGAACGTACAGGTGTAGCAGCTGAAGAAGTTGAGTAACACATGAACAGGCTTCTCTAAAACCATGCTGGCTCTCACTCAGCAGCCTATGATGTGTTAGAAACTTCATAATATGCTTATGGATAACACGCTCC
This portion of the Montipora capricornis isolate CH-2021 chromosome 11, ASM3666992v2, whole genome shotgun sequence genome encodes:
- the LOC138024549 gene encoding 52 kDa repressor of the inhibitor of the protein kinase-like isoform X1, with product MQILISGYILNCSRFGNTQKTAVQLLGLVPSITMSCTDANIDAVSEMYSSDLPNPQTLDVEYHRWTRKWQSERSQPDALQPALEACDADIFPNIHCLLHIACTIPVTSADNELANSTLKLVKGYLRTTMTTERLSGSELMNIHHKKPVDYDAVVQEFAEQQPRRMLLADPIFEES
- the LOC138024549 gene encoding 52 kDa repressor of the inhibitor of the protein kinase-like isoform X2; translation: MSSRFGNTQKTAVQLLGLVPSITMSCTDANIDAVSEMYSSDLPNPQTLDVEYHRWTRKWQSERSQPDALQPALEACDADIFPNIHCLLHIACTIPVTSADNELANSTLKLVKGYLRTTMTTERLSGSELMNIHHKKPVDYDAVVQEFAEQQPRRMLLADPIFEES
- the LOC138024549 gene encoding 52 kDa repressor of the inhibitor of the protein kinase-like isoform X3, yielding MSCTDANIDAVSEMYSSDLPNPQTLDVEYHRWTRKWQSERSQPDALQPALEACDADIFPNIHCLLHIACTIPVTSADNELANSTLKLVKGYLRTTMTTERLSGSELMNIHHKKPVDYDAVVQEFAEQQPRRMLLADPIFEES